The following coding sequences are from one Microbacterium wangchenii window:
- the nusA gene encoding transcription termination factor NusA has protein sequence MDIDLGLLKTIEREKEIPFEELASIIEQAILTAYGKHTSPTGAAPEGARAEVNRKTGHVAVFTPVLDEEGAVIGEEEQTPEDFGRIAAFAAKQVISQRLRDIADDAVLGEFRGKEGDIVAGVVQQGPNPRMVHVDLGTVEAILPPEEQAPGETYPHGSRLRVYVTSVSRGTKGPSITVSRTHPGLVRKLFALEVPEIASGLVEIVSLAREAGHRTKIAVKANDPTINAKGACIGELGRRVRAVTEELGGEKIDIVDYDPELPRFVANALSPAKVTSSFVLDPTTKAVRALVPDYQLSLAIGKEGQNARLAAKLTGAKIDIQPDSILEDE, from the coding sequence GTGGACATCGATCTCGGACTGCTGAAGACGATCGAGCGGGAGAAAGAGATTCCCTTCGAGGAACTCGCGAGCATCATCGAACAGGCCATCCTGACGGCGTACGGCAAGCACACCTCGCCGACGGGAGCCGCACCCGAAGGGGCGCGCGCGGAAGTCAACCGCAAGACCGGTCACGTCGCCGTCTTCACGCCGGTGCTCGATGAGGAGGGCGCCGTCATCGGCGAGGAGGAGCAGACCCCCGAGGACTTCGGGCGGATCGCCGCCTTCGCCGCGAAGCAGGTCATCAGCCAGCGGCTGCGTGACATCGCCGACGACGCCGTGCTGGGGGAGTTCCGCGGCAAGGAGGGCGACATCGTCGCCGGGGTCGTCCAGCAGGGCCCGAACCCCCGCATGGTGCACGTCGACCTCGGCACCGTCGAGGCGATCCTCCCGCCTGAGGAGCAGGCTCCGGGGGAGACCTACCCGCACGGGTCCCGCCTGCGCGTGTACGTCACCTCCGTCTCCCGCGGCACGAAGGGCCCCTCGATCACGGTCTCGCGCACCCACCCCGGGCTCGTGCGGAAGCTGTTCGCGCTGGAGGTGCCGGAGATCGCATCGGGGCTCGTGGAGATCGTCTCCCTCGCGCGTGAGGCGGGTCACCGCACCAAGATCGCGGTCAAGGCCAACGACCCCACCATCAACGCGAAGGGCGCGTGCATCGGCGAACTGGGCCGGCGCGTGCGGGCGGTGACGGAGGAACTCGGCGGCGAGAAGATCGACATCGTCGACTACGACCCGGAGCTGCCGCGATTCGTGGCGAACGCCCTGTCGCCGGCGAAGGTGACCTCGAGCTTCGTCCTGGATCCGACGACGAAGGCCGTGCGGGCCCTCGTGCCGGACTACCAGCTGTCACTGGCGATCGGCAAGGAAGGGCAGAACGCCCGGCTGGCCGCGAAGCTGACCGGCGCCAAGATCGACATCCAGCCCGACAGCATCCTCGAGGACGAGTGA
- a CDS encoding DUF1206 domain-containing protein, protein MRSEVRSAARSAEHNPVLRVLARAGYVANGIMHALIGVIVLVAASGGPGDADQTGAFRSIAAAPWGFALLWALAIGLIALGVWHAVAAVGARRAKRTQRVGILASEIGQAVVFAAVGAVAASVALGARPSAERAAEDASAGVLAMPAGPFLLGAVGLGVAIAGVAFVVMGVRRSFRTKVELPHNGWGHAVAGLGVVGFVAKGIALIIVGILLAVAAVEVDPGQAGGLDGAVQALLQLPAGPLLGAAVGVGFLAYGAFTILRARFAKLSV, encoded by the coding sequence ATGCGCAGCGAGGTCCGCTCGGCAGCCCGGAGCGCCGAACACAATCCCGTGCTGCGCGTGCTGGCGCGCGCCGGCTACGTGGCCAACGGCATCATGCACGCCCTCATCGGCGTCATCGTCCTGGTCGCCGCCTCCGGTGGGCCCGGCGACGCCGATCAGACCGGGGCGTTCCGCTCCATCGCCGCCGCGCCGTGGGGCTTCGCGCTGCTGTGGGCCCTCGCGATCGGCCTGATCGCCCTCGGCGTGTGGCACGCCGTCGCCGCCGTCGGGGCACGCAGGGCCAAGCGCACGCAGCGCGTGGGCATCCTCGCCTCCGAGATCGGTCAGGCGGTCGTCTTCGCCGCGGTGGGAGCGGTGGCCGCATCCGTCGCCCTCGGTGCCCGGCCCAGCGCCGAGCGCGCCGCGGAGGACGCCAGCGCCGGTGTCCTGGCCATGCCCGCGGGCCCCTTCCTCCTCGGCGCGGTGGGGCTCGGCGTCGCCATCGCCGGCGTCGCGTTCGTCGTGATGGGCGTGCGACGCTCCTTCCGCACGAAGGTCGAGCTGCCGCACAACGGCTGGGGCCACGCCGTCGCCGGGCTCGGGGTCGTCGGATTCGTCGCCAAGGGCATCGCCCTGATCATCGTCGGGATCCTCCTCGCCGTCGCGGCGGTGGAGGTGGACCCCGGGCAGGCGGGTGGCCTCGATGGCGCGGTGCAGGCGCTCCTGCAGTTGCCGGCCGGACCGCTGCTGGGAGCGGCCGTGGGCGTGGGCTTCCTCGCCTACGGCGCGTTCACGATCCTGCGCGCGCGCTTCGCGAAGCTCTCGGTGTGA
- a CDS encoding YlxR family protein: MEPERTCVACRTRAPRSTLLRVVAVDSVLVRDDRAMMPGRGAWVHETDACVDLALRRRAFVRALRVSGPLDTQTFQQTLQRNG, from the coding sequence ATGGAACCGGAACGAACGTGCGTCGCATGTCGCACGCGAGCTCCCCGGTCCACGCTCCTTCGGGTCGTGGCCGTCGATTCGGTCCTCGTGCGCGATGACCGGGCGATGATGCCGGGGCGGGGCGCGTGGGTGCATGAGACGGATGCGTGCGTGGACCTCGCCTTACGGCGCCGCGCCTTCGTCCGCGCATTGCGTGTGTCGGGTCCGCTCGACACGCAGACCTTTCAACAGACCCTCCAGCGAAACGGCTGA
- the ispG gene encoding flavodoxin-dependent (E)-4-hydroxy-3-methylbut-2-enyl-diphosphate synthase gives MPRIPEVLAPRRKSRQIRVGKVLVGGDAPVSVQSMTTTPTTNINATLQQIAELTASGCEIVRVAVPSADDAEALPIIAKKSQIPVIADIHFQPKYVFQAIDAGCAAVRVNPGNIRQFDDKVGEIAAAAKAAGVSLRIGVNAGSLDKRLLEKYGKATPEALAESARWEASLFEEHDFHDFKISVKHNDPVIMVKAYRLLAAMGDWPLHLGVTEAGPAFQGTIKSATAFGILLSEGIGDTIRVSLSAPPAEEVKVGHQILQSLNLRERKLEIVSCPSCGRAQVDVYTLADNVTEGLKDMTVPLRVAVMGCVVNGPGEAREADLGVASGNGKGQIFVKGQVIKTVPESEIVATLIEEANRIADEMGPDAQIGTAQVITA, from the coding sequence ATGCCTCGGATCCCCGAGGTGCTCGCGCCTCGCCGCAAGAGCCGTCAGATCCGCGTCGGCAAGGTGCTCGTCGGGGGTGACGCTCCCGTGAGCGTGCAGTCCATGACCACCACGCCCACCACGAACATCAACGCGACCCTGCAGCAGATCGCCGAGCTGACCGCATCCGGGTGCGAGATCGTGCGTGTCGCGGTGCCCAGCGCCGACGACGCCGAGGCGCTGCCGATCATCGCCAAGAAGAGCCAGATCCCGGTGATCGCCGACATCCACTTCCAGCCGAAGTACGTCTTCCAGGCGATCGACGCCGGGTGCGCCGCCGTCCGGGTCAACCCCGGCAACATCCGCCAGTTCGACGACAAGGTGGGGGAGATCGCCGCTGCGGCCAAGGCCGCCGGTGTGTCGCTGCGGATCGGCGTGAACGCCGGTTCGCTGGACAAGCGCCTGCTGGAGAAGTACGGCAAGGCCACACCGGAGGCGCTCGCCGAGAGCGCGCGGTGGGAGGCATCCCTTTTCGAAGAGCACGACTTCCACGACTTCAAGATCTCGGTCAAGCACAACGACCCGGTCATCATGGTCAAGGCCTACCGGCTCCTGGCCGCCATGGGCGACTGGCCGCTGCACCTGGGCGTCACCGAGGCGGGCCCCGCCTTCCAGGGGACGATCAAGAGCGCGACGGCCTTCGGCATCCTGCTCTCGGAGGGCATCGGCGACACCATCCGCGTGTCCCTCTCCGCCCCGCCGGCTGAGGAGGTCAAGGTCGGGCACCAGATCCTGCAGTCGCTGAACCTGCGGGAGCGCAAGCTCGAGATCGTGTCGTGCCCCTCGTGCGGGCGGGCGCAGGTGGACGTCTACACCCTCGCCGACAACGTCACAGAGGGCCTGAAGGACATGACGGTGCCGCTGCGTGTGGCCGTCATGGGATGCGTCGTGAACGGTCCGGGTGAGGCCCGCGAGGCCGACCTCGGCGTGGCATCCGGTAACGGGAAGGGCCAGATCTTCGTGAAGGGACAGGTCATCAAGACCGTGCCGGAGTCCGAGATCGTCGCCACCCTCATCGAGGAGGCCAACCGCATCGCCGACGAGATGGGCCCCGACGCTCAGATCGGGACGGCGCAGGTCATCACCGCCTGA
- a CDS encoding aldo/keto reductase — protein MIPAPLIPLAGGGSIPQLGVGTYKVPAALTADLVADALRFGYRHVDTASLYGNEAEVGEGLRRSGVPREEVFVTTKVWNDDQGYDRTLRAFDASMRRLGMETVDLYLIHWPVPSADRYADTWRALVRLAEEGRARSIGVSNFTPAHIQRLIEETGVSPAVNQVELHPRFPQHGLQDWHTAHGIVTEAWAPLARGGLLDEPVLARIGAAHGKTPAQVVIRWHLDRGLVLFPKSTSIARLRENADVFDFTLDDADRAAIARLETGVRTGRDPDLD, from the coding sequence GTGATCCCCGCCCCGCTGATCCCGCTCGCCGGCGGCGGCAGCATCCCGCAGCTGGGCGTCGGCACGTACAAGGTCCCCGCGGCCCTCACCGCCGACCTCGTCGCCGATGCCCTCCGCTTCGGCTACCGCCACGTCGACACCGCCAGCCTGTACGGCAACGAGGCGGAGGTGGGGGAGGGCCTGCGGCGCAGCGGAGTGCCGCGCGAGGAGGTCTTCGTCACGACCAAGGTGTGGAACGACGACCAGGGCTATGACCGCACCCTCCGCGCGTTCGACGCCAGCATGCGTCGGCTCGGGATGGAGACGGTCGATCTGTACCTCATCCACTGGCCGGTGCCCAGCGCCGACCGGTACGCGGACACATGGCGCGCGCTCGTGCGCCTGGCCGAGGAGGGGCGGGCGCGGTCGATCGGGGTGAGCAACTTCACCCCCGCCCACATTCAGCGCCTCATCGAGGAGACCGGCGTGAGCCCCGCGGTCAATCAGGTCGAGCTGCATCCGCGGTTCCCGCAGCACGGGCTGCAGGACTGGCACACCGCGCACGGCATCGTGACGGAGGCGTGGGCGCCGCTGGCACGCGGCGGCCTGCTGGACGAGCCGGTCCTGGCCCGCATCGGCGCCGCGCACGGCAAGACACCCGCGCAGGTGGTGATCCGGTGGCACCTGGATCGCGGCCTCGTGCTCTTCCCGAAGTCGACGTCGATCGCCCGCCTCCGCGAGAACGCCGACGTCTTCGACTTCACCCTGGATGACGCCGATCGGGCCGCGATCGCGCGCCTGGAGACGGGCGTGCGCACCGGACGCGACCCCGACCTGGACTGA
- a CDS encoding lipase family protein — protein MSPRRHLSSPWRALPDLIGRAPARVLLVAGILIVILGALIVTRPLTSLVLLGVYVALSAIITGLAELITRRSQRWWTRVFAVAWIAGGLMVLVWLGRSLDLLPPVLAAFLVVGGLASVGDAVARGRPSQRVLSAASGAAQIAFGILSLTWPDVTVLLVALVFGVRTVALGVSLLIRGVRGMRAAGRVRRGLPAVAPSNQRTRRASAWTAAGRYALSLLLVTSAAGGWVLDDWLAEGAPVVDAFYDPPDRLPPGHGRLIRWDGYLGRAPQGGEVSRILYTTRDAVSRPAVASALVIVPNDPPPGPRPVIVWNHGTTGVAQGCAPSLRDASATRWAIPALEEALDAGWVVVASDYSGQGAPGTFPYLIGKGEARSSLDAVLAAAELPDLTLSPDTVVWGHSQGGHAALWTASLAEEYTPGIDVLGTAAIAPAADPLALADELLDSDAGALLSVLTSWVLVPYSETYADVHLDDYVAPGARAIVREMTQRCPTEPGVVVSVVTALGVSEDRPLYAADLTTGALGRRLAENAATGPTGSPILVAWGQEDEVLPPSLQEQYVQGLCEQGQQVRWRAYRDYDHLRPIMPGSRFLPVLIQWTEGLFDRSPQILDDCGRR, from the coding sequence ATGTCCCCCCGCCGGCACCTGTCCTCCCCGTGGAGAGCACTGCCCGACCTGATCGGGCGGGCGCCGGCCCGGGTGCTGCTGGTGGCGGGGATCCTGATCGTGATCCTCGGTGCGCTCATCGTGACGCGCCCCCTGACCTCGCTCGTGCTGCTCGGGGTGTACGTCGCCCTCAGCGCGATCATCACGGGGCTCGCCGAACTCATCACCCGGCGCTCGCAGCGGTGGTGGACGCGCGTGTTCGCCGTGGCGTGGATCGCCGGCGGACTGATGGTGCTGGTGTGGCTGGGGCGGAGCCTGGACCTGCTGCCGCCGGTGCTGGCCGCCTTCCTCGTGGTCGGTGGACTGGCCTCGGTGGGCGACGCGGTGGCACGCGGTCGTCCCAGCCAGCGGGTGCTCTCGGCGGCCTCCGGGGCGGCGCAGATCGCCTTCGGCATCCTGTCGCTGACGTGGCCGGATGTGACCGTCCTGCTCGTGGCCCTCGTGTTCGGGGTGCGCACCGTCGCTCTCGGGGTCTCGCTTCTCATCCGCGGGGTCCGCGGCATGCGTGCGGCCGGACGGGTGCGGCGGGGGCTCCCCGCGGTCGCCCCGTCGAACCAGCGGACCCGGCGGGCGTCGGCGTGGACCGCCGCCGGACGGTACGCCCTGTCGCTGCTGCTGGTGACCTCCGCAGCGGGAGGCTGGGTTCTGGATGACTGGCTCGCCGAGGGCGCACCGGTCGTCGATGCGTTCTACGATCCGCCCGACCGTCTGCCGCCGGGCCACGGCCGCCTGATCCGCTGGGACGGCTACCTCGGCCGCGCCCCGCAGGGCGGAGAGGTCAGCCGCATCCTGTACACCACCCGCGACGCCGTCAGCCGGCCGGCCGTCGCGAGCGCCCTCGTGATCGTGCCGAACGATCCGCCGCCCGGCCCTCGCCCGGTGATCGTGTGGAATCACGGCACGACCGGTGTCGCGCAGGGCTGCGCACCGAGCCTGCGCGATGCGTCGGCGACGCGATGGGCCATCCCGGCGCTGGAGGAGGCGCTGGATGCCGGCTGGGTGGTGGTGGCGTCGGACTATTCCGGTCAGGGGGCGCCCGGCACCTTCCCGTACCTCATCGGCAAGGGCGAGGCGCGTTCCTCGCTGGACGCCGTGCTGGCGGCGGCGGAGCTTCCCGACCTGACCCTGTCACCAGACACGGTCGTGTGGGGGCACTCCCAGGGCGGGCACGCCGCGCTGTGGACGGCGAGCTTGGCGGAGGAGTACACCCCGGGCATCGATGTGCTCGGCACCGCCGCGATCGCACCCGCCGCCGACCCACTCGCCCTCGCCGACGAGCTGCTGGACTCGGATGCCGGTGCTCTGCTGTCGGTGCTCACGTCATGGGTTCTGGTGCCGTACTCCGAGACGTACGCCGACGTGCACCTGGACGATTACGTCGCGCCCGGAGCGCGGGCCATCGTGCGGGAGATGACGCAGCGGTGCCCCACCGAGCCCGGTGTGGTGGTGTCGGTGGTGACCGCGCTCGGGGTGTCGGAGGACCGTCCGCTCTACGCGGCGGATCTGACCACGGGCGCCCTCGGCCGGCGACTGGCCGAGAACGCCGCGACCGGGCCCACCGGCTCGCCCATCCTGGTGGCGTGGGGGCAGGAGGACGAGGTCCTCCCGCCGAGCCTCCAGGAGCAGTACGTCCAGGGACTGTGCGAACAGGGGCAGCAGGTGCGGTGGCGGGCCTACCGCGATTACGACCACCTCCGCCCCATCATGCCCGGCTCGCGCTTCCTCCCCGTGCTCATCCAGTGGACCGAGGGGTTGTTCGACCGGTCGCCGCAGATCCTGGACGACTGCGGCCGGCGGTGA
- a CDS encoding benzoate/H(+) symporter BenE family transporter, with protein MTDSTEPRATLARPIAAGVLTALVGFTSSFAVVLTGLDAVGATPAQAASGLLVLCVTMGVGSIVLAWRYRMPITVAWSTPGAALLAATGAVEGGWPAAVGAFLVTAGLILLTALWPQLGRLIARIPPSIAQAMLAGILLPLCLAPVAGLVANPWEVAPVLLTWLVCVRLAPRWAVPLAFLAAAVVVAVHVAATGAAVAPVDLIPRLELTAPGISLGAVVGLALPLFLVTMASQNVPGVAVMRSYGYTVPWRPAMFVTGVGTALAAPAGGHAINLAAISAALAAAPDADPDPTRRWVAGVSTGVTGIVLGGLSAALVALVVVAPAAVIPAVAGVALFAAFGSAVQQAIDDPGERLPAVVTFLVAASGVAVGGVSAAFWALVAGLLVRTVLHAGRR; from the coding sequence ATGACCGACTCGACGGAACCCCGAGCGACCCTCGCCCGCCCCATCGCGGCCGGCGTCCTCACGGCACTCGTGGGTTTCACGAGCAGCTTCGCCGTCGTGCTCACGGGGCTTGACGCGGTGGGCGCGACGCCCGCACAGGCGGCGAGCGGGCTGCTCGTGCTGTGCGTGACGATGGGCGTCGGCTCCATCGTGCTGGCGTGGCGATACCGCATGCCGATCACGGTGGCGTGGTCCACCCCGGGGGCCGCGCTCCTGGCCGCGACGGGGGCGGTGGAGGGCGGCTGGCCCGCGGCGGTGGGCGCGTTCCTGGTGACCGCCGGGCTCATCCTCCTCACGGCGCTGTGGCCGCAGCTGGGCCGGCTCATCGCCCGCATCCCACCCTCGATCGCGCAGGCGATGCTCGCGGGGATCCTCCTTCCGCTGTGCCTGGCCCCCGTCGCCGGGCTGGTCGCCAACCCGTGGGAAGTGGCGCCGGTGCTGCTGACGTGGCTCGTGTGCGTGCGCCTCGCGCCGCGCTGGGCCGTCCCGCTCGCCTTCCTCGCCGCCGCGGTCGTCGTCGCCGTGCACGTCGCCGCGACGGGTGCGGCGGTCGCACCCGTCGACCTGATCCCGCGCCTGGAGCTGACCGCTCCCGGCATCAGCCTCGGGGCGGTCGTGGGGCTCGCGCTCCCGCTGTTCCTGGTCACGATGGCCTCGCAGAACGTCCCCGGTGTCGCGGTGATGCGCAGCTACGGCTACACCGTCCCGTGGCGTCCGGCGATGTTCGTCACCGGGGTGGGCACGGCCCTCGCGGCACCGGCGGGCGGGCATGCGATCAACCTCGCGGCCATCAGCGCCGCGCTCGCCGCCGCCCCCGACGCCGACCCGGACCCGACGCGGCGGTGGGTGGCGGGCGTGTCCACCGGCGTGACGGGCATCGTCTTGGGCGGCCTGTCTGCGGCGCTCGTCGCGCTCGTCGTCGTGGCGCCGGCGGCGGTCATCCCCGCCGTCGCGGGCGTGGCACTGTTCGCGGCGTTCGGATCCGCGGTGCAGCAGGCCATCGACGACCCGGGGGAGCGGCTTCCGGCGGTCGTGACGTTCCTCGTCGCCGCATCCGGTGTCGCCGTCGGAGGGGTCAGCGCCGCCTTCTGGGCCCTCGTGGCCGGCCTGCTCGTCCGCACCGTCCTGCACGCCGGGCGCCGCTGA
- a CDS encoding proline--tRNA ligase, with product MVTRLSHFFLRTLREDPADAEVTSHRLLVRAGYIRRNAPGIFAWLPLGLKVKRKIEAIIRDEMANAGAYEVHFPALLPREPYEASGRWESYGDGIFRLQDRKGADYLLAPTHEEMFTLLVKDLYSSYKDLPLTIYQIQDKYRDEARPRAGLLRGREFTMKDAYSFDYTDEGQDASYQRQRDAYERIFQRLGLEYVIVNADNGLMGGARSEEFLHPTPVGEDTFVRSAGGYAANVEAFTTLVPEAIPFDGLPDPVIFDSPDTPTITTLVDHCNAVLDPPAEGGEWTAAHTLKNVVLALKHIDGTRELVVVGLPGDRDVDDKRVEVAFAPAEVEQATEADFERHPFLVKGYIGPWSPTGAVLGEESATGIRYLLDPRVVDGTSWITGANIDQKHVHSLVAGRDFTADGFIEVATVRAGDPAPDGSGPVELARGMEIGHVFQLGRFFAETLGLKVLDENGKLVTVTMGSYGIGVTRILAIIAELNNDDKGLIWPASVAPFDVHVVATGRDAAAFELAESLSSDLETAGLDVLFDDRPKVSPGVKFGDAELVGVPRIVIVGRGAAAGEVELWDRRTGAREVVPAAEAVARLSAV from the coding sequence GTGGTCACCCGTCTGTCGCACTTCTTCCTCCGCACTCTCCGCGAAGACCCCGCCGATGCGGAGGTCACGAGCCATCGGTTGCTCGTGCGCGCCGGCTACATCCGCCGCAACGCGCCCGGCATCTTCGCGTGGCTGCCGCTCGGGCTGAAGGTCAAGCGCAAGATCGAAGCCATCATCCGCGACGAGATGGCCAACGCGGGCGCGTATGAGGTGCACTTCCCGGCACTCCTGCCGCGCGAGCCGTACGAGGCGTCCGGCCGGTGGGAGTCGTACGGCGACGGCATCTTCCGCCTGCAGGACCGCAAGGGCGCGGACTACCTGCTCGCGCCCACGCACGAGGAGATGTTCACGCTCCTGGTGAAAGACCTGTACTCGTCGTACAAAGACCTGCCGCTGACGATCTACCAGATCCAGGACAAGTACCGCGACGAGGCCCGCCCGCGCGCCGGCCTCCTGCGCGGGCGCGAGTTCACGATGAAGGACGCCTACTCCTTCGACTACACCGACGAGGGTCAGGATGCCTCGTACCAGCGGCAGCGCGACGCGTATGAGCGGATCTTCCAGCGCCTGGGGCTTGAGTACGTCATCGTCAACGCCGACAACGGGCTGATGGGCGGGGCGCGCAGCGAGGAGTTCCTGCATCCCACGCCCGTCGGGGAGGACACCTTCGTCCGGTCGGCGGGCGGCTACGCCGCCAACGTCGAGGCGTTCACCACGCTCGTACCCGAGGCGATCCCGTTCGACGGGCTGCCCGATCCGGTGATCTTCGACTCGCCCGACACCCCCACGATCACGACGCTCGTGGACCACTGCAACGCCGTGCTGGATCCGCCCGCAGAGGGCGGGGAGTGGACCGCCGCGCACACGCTGAAGAACGTCGTGCTGGCCCTCAAGCACATCGACGGCACGCGCGAGCTCGTCGTCGTGGGGCTTCCCGGTGACCGCGACGTCGACGACAAGCGCGTCGAGGTCGCCTTCGCGCCCGCCGAGGTCGAGCAGGCCACCGAGGCCGACTTCGAGCGCCACCCCTTCCTCGTGAAGGGCTACATCGGCCCGTGGTCGCCCACCGGGGCGGTGCTCGGCGAGGAGTCCGCGACCGGCATCCGCTACCTCCTCGACCCTCGTGTCGTGGACGGCACGAGCTGGATCACCGGCGCCAACATCGACCAGAAGCACGTGCACTCCCTCGTTGCCGGCCGTGACTTCACCGCGGACGGGTTCATCGAGGTCGCCACCGTCCGCGCCGGCGACCCCGCCCCCGACGGCTCGGGGCCCGTGGAACTGGCCCGGGGGATGGAGATCGGTCACGTCTTCCAGCTCGGCCGGTTCTTCGCCGAGACCCTCGGGCTCAAGGTGCTCGATGAGAACGGCAAGCTCGTCACCGTCACGATGGGCTCCTACGGCATCGGGGTGACCCGGATCCTCGCGATCATCGCCGAGCTCAACAACGACGACAAGGGCCTCATCTGGCCCGCCTCGGTCGCGCCGTTCGACGTGCACGTGGTGGCCACGGGCCGGGATGCGGCGGCCTTCGAGCTCGCCGAGAGCCTCAGTTCCGACCTCGAGACGGCGGGCCTGGACGTGCTGTTCGATGACCGCCCGAAGGTCTCGCCCGGCGTGAAGTTCGGCGATGCCGAGCTGGTCGGCGTGCCGCGCATCGTCATCGTGGGCCGCGGGGCCGCCGCGGGCGAGGTGGAGCTGTGGGACCGCCGCACCGGCGCCCGCGAGGTCGTTCCCGCCGCCGAGGCCGTCGCTCGCCTGAGCGCCGTGTGA